The region GCAATCGCGCCCGCGAATTCGAGATGCGCCTTGCCGGCGCGAGCTATGAGGAAATCGCCCGTGCCGGCGGCGGCATCGTCTCCTCGGTGAAAGCGACAAATGCGCTGTCGGTCGAAGAGCTGGTCGCGGAGGCGCTGCCGCGGCTCGATACGCTGCTTGCCGAAGGTGTGACGACGATCGAGGTGAAGTCCGGCTACGGGCTGAACCGAAGCGGCGAAGTGAAGATGCTGCAGAGCGCCCGTCTCCTGGGTCATCTCAGACCGATGCGCGTCGCCACCAGCTATCTCGGCGCCCATGCGACGCCGGTGGAATATAAAGGCCGCAATGCCGATTATCTCGACGATGTCGTCCTGCCAGGTCTCGACGACATGTTTAATCTCGGGCTTGCCGATGCCGTCGACGGCTTCTGCGAGGGCATCGCCTTTTCGACGGCCGAGATCGCCCGCGTCTTCGACAAGGCAAAGGCGCTCGGCCTGCCGGTCAAGCTGCATGCCGAGCAGCTCTCCAATCTCGGCGGCGCCAGGCTCGCCGCGTCCTACGGCGCGCTTTCGGCTGATCATCTCGAATATCTCGACGAAGACGGCGTTGCCGCCATGGCCGCTGCCGGCACCGTCGCCGTGCTGCTGCCCGGCGCCTTCTACGCCATCCACGAGAAGCAGAGGCCGCCGGTCGAGGCATTGCGGCGGGCGGGCGTGCCAATCGCCATTGCCACCGACTGCAATCCCGGCACGTCGCCGCTCACCTCGATGCTGCTGACCATGAACATGTCGGCGACGCTGTTCGGCCTCACCGTCGAGGAATGCATCGCCGGCGCCACCCGCGAGGGCGCCCGCGCGCTCGGTCTGCTCGGCGAGACCGGAACGCTCGAACCCGGCAAATCCGCCGACCTCGCCGTCTGGAATATCGAAAGCCTCGCCGAGCTCGTCTATCGCATCGGCTTCAACCCGCTTCACGAACGTGTCTTCAAGGGCGAAAGGAACGGCCGATGACCATCACCCTCCACCCGGGCTCCGTCTCGCTCAAGGATCTCGAGATCATTTACTGGACGGGTGAGCCGGCAAGGCTCGATGCCGCTTTCGATGCCGGTATTGCCAAAGCCGCGGACCGCATCGCCGAGATCGCCGCCGGCAATGCCCCTGTTTACGGCATCAATACCGGCTTCGGCAAACTCGCCTCGATCAAGATCGACAGCGCCGATGTCGCCACGCTGCAGCGCAATCTCATCCTGTCGCATTGCTGCGGTGTCGGCGCGCCCCTGCCCGACAATATCGTCCGGCTGATCATGGCGCTGAAGCTGGTCTCGCTCGGGCGCGGCGCCTCCGGCGTGCGACTCGAGCTGGTGCGGCTGATCGAAGGCATGCTGGAAAAGGGTGTCATCCCGCTCATTCCGGAAAAGGGCTCTGTCGGCGCTTCCGGTGATCTGGCCCCGCTCGCCCATATGGCGGCGGTGATGATGGGCGAGGCCGAAGCCTTCTTCGCCGGCGAACGGCTCTCAGGCGCCGAGGCGCTCGAACGGGCCGGGCTGAAGCCGGTCGTGCTCGCCGCCAAGGAAGGCCTGGCGCTGATCAACGGCACCCAGACCTCGACGGCGCTGGCGCTAGCCGGCCTGTTCCGCGCCCATCGCGCCGCCCAGGCCGCCCTGATCACCGGCGCCATGTCCACGGATGCCGCCATGGGCTCTTCGGCGCCCTTCCATCCCGACATTCACACGCTGCGCGGCCACAAGGGCCAGATCGACACGGCGGCAGCGCTTCGCGCCCTGCTCGAAAATTCCGTCATTCGCCAGAGCCATATCGAGGGCGACGAGCGCGTGCAGGATCCCTATTGCATCCGCTGCCAGCCGCAGGTCGACGGCGCCTGCCTCGATCTACTGCGCTCGGTGGCCCGCACGCTTGAGATCGAAGCCAATGCGGTCACCGACAACCCACTGGTTCTTTCCGACAATTCCGTCGTCTCGGGCGGCAATTTCCACGCCGAACCCGTTGCCTTCGCCGCCGACCAGATCGCGCTCGCCGTCTGCGAGATCGGTGCGATCTCGCAGCGCCGCATCGCGCTGCTGGTCGATCCGGCGCTTTCCTATGGGCTGCCGGCCTTCCTCGCCAAGAAGCCGGGCCTGAACTCGGGCCTGATGATCGCCGAGGTCACCTCGGCGGCGCTGATGTCGGAGAACAAGCAGATGTCGCACCCCGCCTCGGTCGATTCGACGCCGACCTCGGCGAACCAGGAAGACCATGTCTCCATGGCCTGCCATGGTGCGCGCCGCCTCCTGCAGATGACCGAAAACCTGTTCGCCATCATCGGCATCGAGGCGCTGACCGCCGCCCAGGGCGTCGAACTGCGCGCGCCGCTTTCGACCAGCCCGGAGCTTGAAAAGGCAATCGTCGCGATCCGCAGCAAGGTGCCGAGCCTCGATATCGACCGCTACATGGCCACGGATCTCGCCGCCGCCGCCGAACTGGTGGCTACGGGCGCGCTGAATGACTCGGTTTCAACAGGTATATTGCCGGTTCTGGAGGGCTGATCGTGATGGTTCTGCACTTGGTACCCCCTCTGCTCTGCCGGACATCTCCCCCACAGGTGGGGAGATCGGCTGGGCGGACCCGCTCGCTCCAACATCAATTGTTTGGCAAAGCCCCCCAAGACGCCGGAGCACTTTGCCCATGACCGCACCATACGAAATCCGCCAGGGCGCCTCGCCCATCATCCTCGGCTTCCCCCACACCGGCACCGAGGTGCCGCCCGCGATTTACGACCGACTCAACGATAACGGCCGAATCCTCGCCGATACCGACTGGCATATCCACCACCTCTATGAGGGCCTGCTCGACAGCGTCACGATGGTGCGCGCCACCTTCCATCGCTACGTGATCGACGCCAACCGCGATCCCCAGGGCGTCAGCCTCTATCCCGGCCAGAACACCACCGGCCTCGTTCCCGAAACGGATTTCGACGGCAAACCGATCTGGAAGGACGGGCAGGCGCCTGACGAGGCCGATATCGCGGCGCGGCTGCGGGACTTTCATGCGCCCTATCATGCGGCCCTTGCTGCCGAGATCGAGCGCGTCAGAGCCATCCATGGCGTTGCGATCCTCTATGATTGCCACTCGATCCGCTCGCATATTCCCTTCCTGTTCGAAGGCAAGCTGCCGGATTTCAATGTCGGCACCGATATGGGCAAGACCTGCGACAGCGCCATCGAGCAGGCGACGCTGACCGTCGTCCAGGCGGCGCAAGGCTATGACAGCGTCCTCAACGGCCGCTTCAAGGGCGGCTGGACAACCCGCCATTATGGCCGGCCCGAGACCGGTGTGCACGCGATCCAGATGGAGCTCGCGCAATCCACGCATCTCCAGACCGAGGCGCCGCCCTTCGCCTACGACACGGCCAAGGCCGGCATGCTTCGCGTCCATCTCAAAGACATTCTGGTGCGCATCGAGCAGATCGCACCCGGCCTGAAACGATAAAGCTCACTCGACAGGGGAACCGTCCATGAACAATCCACGTCATAACATCCGCGAAATCCGCGCGCCGCGCGGCAACGAACTCAATGCCAAGAGCTGGATGACCGAAGCGCCGCTGCGCATGCTGATGAACAATCTCGATCCCGATGTCGCGGAAAATCCGAACGAACTCGTCGTCTATGGCGGCATCGGCCGTGCTGCCCGCACCTGGGAGGATTTCGACCGCATCGTCGCGACGCTGAAGACGCTGACGGAAGAGGAAACCCTGCTCGTCCAGTCCGGCAAGCCGGTCGGCGTCTTCCGCACCCACAAGGATGCGCCGCGGGTGCTGATAGCCAATTCCAACCTGGTGCCGCATTGGGCGACCTGGGATCACTTCAACGAGCTGGATAAGAAAGGCCTTGCCATGTACGGCCAGATGACGGCCGGTTCGTGGATCTATATCGGCACGCAGGGCATCGTCCAGGGCACCTACGAGACCTTCGTCGAGGCCGGCCGCCAGCATTACGGCGGCAATCTCAAAGGCAAATGGATCCTGACCGGCGGCCTCGGCGGCATGGGCGGCGCCCAGCCGCTCGCCGCCGTCATGGCCGGCGCCTGCTGCCTTGCCGTCGAGTGCAATCCCGACTCGATCGATTTCCGCCTGCGCACCCGCTATCTCGACGCCAAGGCCGAGTCGCTCGATGAAGCGCTTGAGATGATCGACCGCTGGACCAAGGCTGGCGAAGCCAAATCCGTCGGCCTGCTCGGCAATGCCGCCGAGATCCTGCCGGAAATGGTGCGCCGCGGGATCCGCCCCGACATCGTTACCGACCAGACCTCGGCGCATGATCCGATCAACGGCTACCTGCCGAAGGGCTGGACGATGGCCGAGTGGAAGGCCAAGCGCGAGAGCGATCCGAAGGCAGTGGAAAGGGCCGCACGCGCCTCGATGCGCGAGCATGTCGAAGCGATGATCGCCTTCTGGAACGCCGGTATTCCGACCCTCGACTACGGCAACAATATCCGCCAGGTGGCCAAGGAAGAAGGCCTCGAAAACGCCTTCGCCTTCCCGGGCTTCGTGCCTGCCTATATAAGACCGCTGTTCTGCCGCGGCATCGGCCCCTTCCGCTGGGCCGCCCTGTCAGGCGACCCGGAGGACATCTACAAGACCGATGCCAAGGTGCGGGAGCTGACCCCTGGGAATACCCACCTGCACAACTGGCTCGACATGGCCAGGGAGCGCATCGCCTTCCAGGGCCTGCCGGCACGCATCTGCTGGGTCGGTCTCGGCGACCGTCACCGCCTGGCTCTGGCCTTCAACGAAATGGTGAGGAATGGCGAGCTTTCCGCGCCGATCGTCATCGGCCGCGACCACCTCGATTCCGGCTCGGTCGCCTCGCCGAACCGCGAAACTGAGGCGATGAAGGACGGCTCCGACGCTGTTTCCGACTGGCCGCTGCTCAACGCCCTGCTCAATACCGCCTCGGGTGCCACCTGGGTGTCGCTGCATCACGGCGGCGGCGTCGGCATGGGCTTCTCGCAGCATTCCGGCGTCGTCATCTGCGCGGACGGCACGGATGATGCGGCAAAACGTCTCGAGCGCGTGCTCTGGAACGACCCGGCGACCGGCGTCATGCGCCACGCCGATGCCGGCTACGACATCGCGCGGGACTGCGCCCGAGACAAGGGCCTGCGCCTGCCCGGCATTCTCGGGAACTGAACCGCGTGAGGATCCTGCGCGCCGGCGATTACAAACGCATGCCGTGCAAGAACGGCAAGGGAGAGACGGTGGAGATCGCCGTCTTTCCCCCTGATGCCTCCATCGAGGACTTCGACTGGCGCATCAGCAGGGCGACGGTAGCGGAGGACGGCCCGTTTTCGATCTTTCCCGGCATCGACCGGACGCTGGCGGTCCTCGACGGCAACGGTATGGTGCTCGAGATCGACGGTCGCGAGCCCGCACTGCTGACGACGGAAAGCGCGCCCCTGGCCTTCCCGGCCGATATTCCGGTCACCGCAAGGCTCGCGGACGGAGCGATCACCGACCTCAACGTCATGACACGCCGTGGCCGGCGCGCCCACAGGCTCAACCGAATCGACATCGACGGTGCCACGCTGTTGCCGTTGCCGTCGCCGATATGCCTGATCCTCTGCCAGAGCGGCACGGCGTCGTTCCGGCGGAATGGCGAGACCGGGATGCTCAGAGACGGCGACGCACTGCTGATCGAGGAGGCGACGGCAACCGCGCTGGAGATCGATGGCGAAGCCAGATGTTATATCGTCGAGATTGCGGCAGGCCACGCCAGCACAACGAATTGAAAAGGCGTGATAATCGGGCAAAGATCTGAGCGTCCGCGCCCGTCAATGCGATTTCGGCCCGTAGACGCCATTCGTGCTTTCGGTCTAAACTTTGCCCTTCTGATGCAGAAGAAGACCTAGACTGCCCGTGACATAGGGGCGGCAAGGGAGCAGGTGTGACGGATCCATACGATATTCTCGGCGTTGAACGTGATGCGGACGAGGCGAAGCTGAAGGCGGCCTACCGCCGCCTGGCCAAGGTCGCCCACCCGGATTCGGGCGGCGATACGGAAGCTTTCGACAATCTGCAGAAGGCCTATGCGCTGCTTCTCGATCCGGTTCGCCGCAAGGTCTATGACGATACCGGCTATGATGTCGAATTCGCCGATGCCGCCGAGCTGCAGGCGCTGGTGATAATCGAGAAGCTCGTCACCGACGCGGTGCTTGACGAGCGCGCGCCCGGAAGTTTCGATCCCGTCGCCGTCATGCAGGAAAGCCTCTCCGAGGAACTGCGCAAGGCGCGGTTCAGCAAGAGCGAGCTGGAGCGCCATGCCGCGCGTGTCGGCCTGCATCTGGAGCGGCTCGAAAAACAGTCCGGCCGCGATGTGCTCGCCCACATGTTCCGCGCCCGAATCGAAGCGATCGCCAAAGCGGTCGCGGAAACCGAGGCGAAGATCAAGGCGACCGAATGCGCCGCCGACATGCTCGCCGGCTATGTCTACGATGTCGACCCGCCGCCGCTGCCGGAGGCGTCGGTCACCAATCTCGAATGGATCGAGACCTCCAGGAACCGCTCCACCGGCTAGACTAACGGCCTGCGACGCGGCTGACCTTAATAAGACAGCTTCGGATACCAGTCCGGCGCCCGGCCTTCCGGAGTGGTATCGAGCACGGTCCAGAGCGGCATGAGGTCGGGCGCGCCGCGGGGGTCCTCGCCGGGATCGGCCGTCACGGCGCCCATCTCCTCGCTCCAGAAATGGCGGATGGTGCCGTCGCGCCGCGTGAAGACATTGAAAGCGGCGTCATCGCTGCCGCCTTTGCCGATCGCGCGATAGTCGCGGCTATAGTCATCCGTCGGATCGGAATAGAGCGGGATATGATGCCAGCCGCGTTCCTTCTTGAAGGCGAGCAGTTTTTCGATCGGCGAGCGGGCGACGATGGCAAGGGCGACGCGCTGCTGGATGTCGGGCACTTCGCCGTCCCAGGCCGACAGCAGCGACGTGCACATCGGGCACGGGCGCTCGCGCTCCGGACCGAACATGTAGCTGTAGACGATCAGCGTGTCCTTGTCGGCGAAGAGCTCGGCAAAGGACACCGGCCCATTGGCACCTTCGAAGCGATAGTCCTTCTTCACTTCGCCGCCGGGCGGCAGCGTCCGGCGCTGTCTCGCCACGCGCTCAATATGCCGGCGCAATTCGATCTCCTCGGCCAACAGCGCGTCGCGGGCAATACGATATTCCGCGCTCTCATTCGGGAAACGGGCGCCGTTCTTGGCCGCAAGCACGGCGGCGGGTACCAGCTGTCGATTATCCATGAGGATATCCTCCTGTTGTTGCCTGGCGACGTGCCAACCATACGAATTCCAGCACATCGTTAGAATGACGATCGGCGCATGCGGGAATCGACAGCCTCGCCCGGAAAATTTCCCACTTCGGAATCCCGAAATTCCCCCGCTTCGGGATTCCGAAATTCGCGCCGGTTTGCGCGGTGTCGTCGTGGAGAAATATGTAATGATTTCAGGCCGGCAACCAATTTCGGGATTCCGAAGTGCTATATAGATCTTGGTGCGGGTTCAGCACGATCGCCAAGGCAAAGCGACCGCAGCCTCGATGGCTGAAAAGCAAAAAGGGCGCTCGACCCTTGCGGGGAGCGCCCTTATCCTGTCGGACGGCGAACGGCTCGACGACGTCGATACCGGGCGCATCCGTTTTTCAGGCAGGGCCGCTATATGTACCTTTTGACACCCCGTTTCAAGGGGCGTTCTGCATTACCGTTGCGGTCGGCCGCTAAAGGGCCGCGCCGGTCACGGGATTGACCACCGGCCGTTCGCTTTTATCCCCCTCTCGCGGCGGCTGCACTGCCGGCGGCGCCATCGATTCGGCGTCGGCGGGTTCCGGTTTGCCGGGAACGGCGTTGACATCCTTGGGGCGGCGCTGCTCGGGCTTTACGTTTTCGTCATTCGTCGACATTGTCTGTCTCCTTTCCAGGGAGGAAGTCGGAGCCGCCGACATGGTTCCGATGGCAAGGGGAGGATTGCCGATGCTCGACAGGTTTCTGCTCCAGGGGCCGCAGGAAGCGCGCTTCACCATCCTGCTTGCCCACGGCGCCGGCGCCCCTATGGATTCGGCATCGATGGCCGCGACAGCCGAAGCGCTCGCCGGCGTCGGCTTCCGTGTTGCCCGATTCGAATTCGCCTATATGGCCGCGCGCCGCACCGGCGCCCGCAAGCCGCCGCCGCGCGCCGAAGCGCTCAATCCCGAATATGAGGCGGCCGTCGCCGCGCTGGACGCCGGCGGCCCGCTGATCATCGGCGGCAAGTCGATGGGCGGGCGGGTCGCCAGCATGATCGCCGACGATCTCCACCGTCAGGGGAAGATCGCCGGCCTGCTCTGCCTCGGTTACCCCTTCCATCCGCCCGGGCAGCCGGACAAGCTGCGCACCGGCCATCTCAAGGGGCTCGCGACGCCCACCCTGATCTGCCAGGGAACCCGCGACGAATTCGGCACGCGCGAGGAAGTGCCGGGCTACGATCTCTCCGACCGGATCGAGATCCTCTGGCTCGAGGATGGCGACCACGACCTGAAACCGCGCAAGAAAATCTCCGGCTTCTCCAGCGCCGATCATCTCGCCGCGATGGCGAAGGCGGCAAAGGCATGGACCGACCGGCTAGCGGTCTAAGCGCCGCCGCTCGCGCGCGCACCTGTTCGCCGAGCAGCCGGCAAGCAGATTTGACGAGGCGGATTCAGGAAATCTCTCGCGCCGCCTGGCGGATCGTCTGCATCAGGATCGCTTGCGGCAGCGACGGCATGGCGTCGGTCCGCACCGTGAGGCCGACCGGCCCCTTGGTCTCGCCGGTGTCGACCGGCAGCAGCGCCAGCCGCCCATCGGCGACGTCGCCGGCGACCACGCCGTGCGAGATGATCCAGATCGCATCGCTTGCCCTGAGGAAGGCGCGGCCGAAGGAATCAGACACGGTCTCGATCTGGTCCGGCAGACTGGAGACGCCGTTGGCAATCAGGAAATTTTCGACGACCGGGCGGATGATCGAGCCGCGCGTCGGCATCAGCACGGTGTAATTGCCGAAGCCTGAAAACAGCGATTGCCGGCCGTCGAGCAGCGGGTGGCCGGCCCGCACGGCAAACACCACCTGCTCGGAATAGAGATGTTCGAAGGAGAAGCCCGCCATCTTCTCAGCCCCGGCCAGACGACCGACCACGACGTCGAGGTCCCCGACGCGCAGCTGTTCGAGCAGCACGGCATTTTCGCCGGTGACGATCTTCACCCGGCTCCATGTCTTCTCCTGGAGGAAGAGTTCCATCGCCCGCGGCATGATGCGCGACGACACTGTCGGCAGCGCACCGATCCGGATCGGCGGTGCATCGGCGAACTGCGCCTGCGAGACGGAATCGAGGCCCTGGCGCAACGCCGTCAGCGCCGCCCCGGCATGGCGGAGGAAGACCTCGCCGTAACGGGTGATCTTGATGCCGCGGCCGTCGCGCTCGAAGACGGCGACGCCGAGCACCTCTTCCAGCTCGCGGATCGTCTTCGTCACCGCTGGCTGGCTGACATGCAGCAAGTCGGCCGCCTTCATTACGCTCTTCTGCCGCGCCACCTCGACAAAGGTCTGCAGATGGCGAAACTTCACGCGGCTGTCGATCATCGCTCGCATAACTCCGTAGTTATCGAAAAGCCGAAAAATATCATTTTACTTAACCGGATCAACCATTCAATTTCGTGATTGGCATGCTGCGTGAGCCAGCCCCTCATCCGGCTACCGCCACCTTCTCCCCGCTCGCGGGGAGAAGGGATATGCCGCGCCGGCTTCCTCCACCTCGACGATGCGTTGGGCACGTCCCCTCGCCCCGCGAGCGGGGAGAGGGTTAGGGTGAGGGGCAGTCATTGGCGCAAACCAGACGGCTGGGGATCAAGAGCGACTGTGACGGCCTAAGAAGCGAGGAGAGTGACGTGCAATTCGCCCGCATAAACGACGTGACGATCCATTATCAGCTCATCGGCGCGCCCGCCGACCGACCGGTGATCGTCTTCATCAATTCGCTCGGAACGGATTTCCGCATCTGGCGCGATGTCGTGGTGCGGCTTGCCGGCGATTATGCCATCGTGCTTTACGACAAGCGCGGCCACGGTCTCTCCGATGTCGGTCAACTCCCCGCGTCGATCGAGGACCATGCGACCGATCTCGCCGCCCTGCTCGATCTCTTGTCGGTGAAAAACGCCGTCATCTGTGGCCTCTCGGTTGGCGGCCTCATCGCCCAGTCGCTCGTTCAGCACCGGCCGGATCTCGTCGGCGCTCTCATCCTTTGCGACACCGCCCATAAGATCGGCACATCAGACAGCTGGAACGCCCGCATTGCCGCCGTCGAAGAAAGTGGCATCGGCAGCATCGTCGACGCCGTCATGGAGCGCTGGTTCACGCCGGCCTTCCGCCGGCCCGAAAACACCGCCTATTCCGGCTATTGCAACATGCTGACGCGCCAGCCGGTCGAGGGATACCTCGCCGCCTGCTCTGCGATCCGCGATGCCGATTTCACCGAAGCGGCCAAGGCGATCGTTGTGCCCACAATCTGCATTGTCGGCGACCAGGACGGCTCGACGCCGCCCGATCTCGTGCTCTCCACGGCGCGGCTGATATCGGGCGCCCGCTACGAGGTGATCCCAAATTGCGCCCATATTCCCTGTGTGGAGCAGCCGGAGGCGCTGACGGCCATCATCCGCGCCTTCCTTACATCCATTTCGCCTGGAGAAAACAGCCCATGAACGAGACCGCGTCCCCCTCCGAACGCTACCGGCAAGGCATGGCGACCCGCCGCGCCGTGCTCGGCGACGCCCATGTCGATCGCGCCGCAGCCGCCGAGACCGCCTTCGACCGCCCGTTCCAGGAGCTGATTACCGAAGCCGCCTGGGGTCACGTCTGGTCGCGCCCGGCACTGACCAAACGCGAGCGTTCGATCGTCACCATTGCGCTGCTGGCAGCCCTCGGCCAGGATGAGGAGGTCGCCATGCATGTGCGCGCCACCGCCAATACGGGTGCGACCCGCGAGGATATCTGCGAAGCGCTCTTACATGTGGCGATTTATGCCGGGGTTCCTGCCGCGAACCACGCGATCAAGATCGCCAAACAGGCCTTTGCACAGATGGACGCCGAAAAGGCGGCCTAAGGGAGGGGAAATGTCCGAACGACCAAACAGCAAGCCGGAAACCGGCGCCTTCTTCGGCCGCGACCGCGCCTGGCATGCGCCGGCCTTCACTCCGGGCTACAAGACTTCCGTGCTGCGCGCACCGCAGCGCGCACTGCTGTCACTCGACGGCACGATCTCGGAAACGACAGGGCCGGTCTTCGGCCATTCGATGATCGGCGAACTCGACAACGACCTGATCTTGAATTACGCGCGCCCCGGCGAAAGCGCCATCGGCGAACGCATCATCGTCCATGGCCGGGTCCTCGACGAGCGCGCCAAGCCGGTTGCCGGCGCCCTGGTCGAATTCTGGCAGGCCAATGCCGGCGGGCGCTATCGCCACAAGAAGGAAACCTATCTCGCGGCAATCGACCCCAATTTCGGCGGCTGCGGCCGCGCCATCACCGATGAGGAGGGCCGCTACCATTTCCGCACTGTCCGCCCCGGCGCCTATCCCTGGCCGAACGGCGTCAACGACTGGCGCCCCGCCCATATCCATTTCTCGATCTTCGGCCACGGCTTTGCCCAGCGCCTGATTACCCAGATGTATTTCGAGGGCGATCCGATGATCTGGAAATGTCCGATCGTCGGCACCATCCCCGACAAGGCGGCGATCGAGCAGCTGATTGCGCCGCTCGACTGGGGCAATACGATCCC is a window of Rhizobium lentis DNA encoding:
- the pcaC gene encoding 4-carboxymuconolactone decarboxylase, with translation MNETASPSERYRQGMATRRAVLGDAHVDRAAAAETAFDRPFQELITEAAWGHVWSRPALTKRERSIVTIALLAALGQDEEVAMHVRATANTGATREDICEALLHVAIYAGVPAANHAIKIAKQAFAQMDAEKAA
- a CDS encoding DUF899 family protein — translated: MDNRQLVPAAVLAAKNGARFPNESAEYRIARDALLAEEIELRRHIERVARQRRTLPPGGEVKKDYRFEGANGPVSFAELFADKDTLIVYSYMFGPERERPCPMCTSLLSAWDGEVPDIQQRVALAIVARSPIEKLLAFKKERGWHHIPLYSDPTDDYSRDYRAIGKGGSDDAAFNVFTRRDGTIRHFWSEEMGAVTADPGEDPRGAPDLMPLWTVLDTTPEGRAPDWYPKLSY
- a CDS encoding alpha/beta family hydrolase; amino-acid sequence: MLDRFLLQGPQEARFTILLAHGAGAPMDSASMAATAEALAGVGFRVARFEFAYMAARRTGARKPPPRAEALNPEYEAAVAALDAGGPLIIGGKSMGGRVASMIADDLHRQGKIAGLLCLGYPFHPPGQPDKLRTGHLKGLATPTLICQGTRDEFGTREEVPGYDLSDRIEILWLEDGDHDLKPRKKISGFSSADHLAAMAKAAKAWTDRLAV
- the hutG gene encoding N-formylglutamate deformylase; translation: MTAPYEIRQGASPIILGFPHTGTEVPPAIYDRLNDNGRILADTDWHIHHLYEGLLDSVTMVRATFHRYVIDANRDPQGVSLYPGQNTTGLVPETDFDGKPIWKDGQAPDEADIAARLRDFHAPYHAALAAEIERVRAIHGVAILYDCHSIRSHIPFLFEGKLPDFNVGTDMGKTCDSAIEQATLTVVQAAQGYDSVLNGRFKGGWTTRHYGRPETGVHAIQMELAQSTHLQTEAPPFAYDTAKAGMLRVHLKDILVRIEQIAPGLKR
- the pcaD gene encoding 3-oxoadipate enol-lactonase; this encodes MQFARINDVTIHYQLIGAPADRPVIVFINSLGTDFRIWRDVVVRLAGDYAIVLYDKRGHGLSDVGQLPASIEDHATDLAALLDLLSVKNAVICGLSVGGLIAQSLVQHRPDLVGALILCDTAHKIGTSDSWNARIAAVEESGIGSIVDAVMERWFTPAFRRPENTAYSGYCNMLTRQPVEGYLAACSAIRDADFTEAAKAIVVPTICIVGDQDGSTPPDLVLSTARLISGARYEVIPNCAHIPCVEQPEALTAIIRAFLTSISPGENSP
- the hutI gene encoding imidazolonepropionase — its product is MTGNNFSEEAPSADLRPVLWRNARLATLAPDRAGLGIVEKGAVLTERGRIAFAGTESELSASAIEHSEIVDLEGRWVTPGLVDCHTHIVHGGNRAREFEMRLAGASYEEIARAGGGIVSSVKATNALSVEELVAEALPRLDTLLAEGVTTIEVKSGYGLNRSGEVKMLQSARLLGHLRPMRVATSYLGAHATPVEYKGRNADYLDDVVLPGLDDMFNLGLADAVDGFCEGIAFSTAEIARVFDKAKALGLPVKLHAEQLSNLGGARLAASYGALSADHLEYLDEDGVAAMAAAGTVAVLLPGAFYAIHEKQRPPVEALRRAGVPIAIATDCNPGTSPLTSMLLTMNMSATLFGLTVEECIAGATREGARALGLLGETGTLEPGKSADLAVWNIESLAELVYRIGFNPLHERVFKGERNGR
- the hutU gene encoding urocanate hydratase codes for the protein MNNPRHNIREIRAPRGNELNAKSWMTEAPLRMLMNNLDPDVAENPNELVVYGGIGRAARTWEDFDRIVATLKTLTEEETLLVQSGKPVGVFRTHKDAPRVLIANSNLVPHWATWDHFNELDKKGLAMYGQMTAGSWIYIGTQGIVQGTYETFVEAGRQHYGGNLKGKWILTGGLGGMGGAQPLAAVMAGACCLAVECNPDSIDFRLRTRYLDAKAESLDEALEMIDRWTKAGEAKSVGLLGNAAEILPEMVRRGIRPDIVTDQTSAHDPINGYLPKGWTMAEWKAKRESDPKAVERAARASMREHVEAMIAFWNAGIPTLDYGNNIRQVAKEEGLENAFAFPGFVPAYIRPLFCRGIGPFRWAALSGDPEDIYKTDAKVRELTPGNTHLHNWLDMARERIAFQGLPARICWVGLGDRHRLALAFNEMVRNGELSAPIVIGRDHLDSGSVASPNRETEAMKDGSDAVSDWPLLNALLNTASGATWVSLHHGGGVGMGFSQHSGVVICADGTDDAAKRLERVLWNDPATGVMRHADAGYDIARDCARDKGLRLPGILGN
- a CDS encoding HutD/Ves family protein, which encodes MRILRAGDYKRMPCKNGKGETVEIAVFPPDASIEDFDWRISRATVAEDGPFSIFPGIDRTLAVLDGNGMVLEIDGREPALLTTESAPLAFPADIPVTARLADGAITDLNVMTRRGRRAHRLNRIDIDGATLLPLPSPICLILCQSGTASFRRNGETGMLRDGDALLIEEATATALEIDGEARCYIVEIAAGHASTTN
- a CDS encoding J domain-containing protein, coding for MTDPYDILGVERDADEAKLKAAYRRLAKVAHPDSGGDTEAFDNLQKAYALLLDPVRRKVYDDTGYDVEFADAAELQALVIIEKLVTDAVLDERAPGSFDPVAVMQESLSEELRKARFSKSELERHAARVGLHLERLEKQSGRDVLAHMFRARIEAIAKAVAETEAKIKATECAADMLAGYVYDVDPPPLPEASVTNLEWIETSRNRSTG
- the hutH gene encoding histidine ammonia-lyase; the encoded protein is MTITLHPGSVSLKDLEIIYWTGEPARLDAAFDAGIAKAADRIAEIAAGNAPVYGINTGFGKLASIKIDSADVATLQRNLILSHCCGVGAPLPDNIVRLIMALKLVSLGRGASGVRLELVRLIEGMLEKGVIPLIPEKGSVGASGDLAPLAHMAAVMMGEAEAFFAGERLSGAEALERAGLKPVVLAAKEGLALINGTQTSTALALAGLFRAHRAAQAALITGAMSTDAAMGSSAPFHPDIHTLRGHKGQIDTAAALRALLENSVIRQSHIEGDERVQDPYCIRCQPQVDGACLDLLRSVARTLEIEANAVTDNPLVLSDNSVVSGGNFHAEPVAFAADQIALAVCEIGAISQRRIALLVDPALSYGLPAFLAKKPGLNSGLMIAEVTSAALMSENKQMSHPASVDSTPTSANQEDHVSMACHGARRLLQMTENLFAIIGIEALTAAQGVELRAPLSTSPELEKAIVAIRSKVPSLDIDRYMATDLAAAAELVATGALNDSVSTGILPVLEG
- the pcaQ gene encoding pca operon transcription factor PcaQ: MIDSRVKFRHLQTFVEVARQKSVMKAADLLHVSQPAVTKTIRELEEVLGVAVFERDGRGIKITRYGEVFLRHAGAALTALRQGLDSVSQAQFADAPPIRIGALPTVSSRIMPRAMELFLQEKTWSRVKIVTGENAVLLEQLRVGDLDVVVGRLAGAEKMAGFSFEHLYSEQVVFAVRAGHPLLDGRQSLFSGFGNYTVLMPTRGSIIRPVVENFLIANGVSSLPDQIETVSDSFGRAFLRASDAIWIISHGVVAGDVADGRLALLPVDTGETKGPVGLTVRTDAMPSLPQAILMQTIRQAAREIS